A single genomic interval of Spinacia oleracea cultivar Varoflay chromosome 6, BTI_SOV_V1, whole genome shotgun sequence harbors:
- the LOC110798869 gene encoding uncharacterized protein isoform X1 — protein sequence MAARLPLTYFICVLFCLGPFRGPSRALKYKKLRSTEPGKVKVHIPSSLGAAVGKNANQFVGECADWVKEICPLNVQSWNDMPEDAIDRLYSRIHAKFDFGEGAHIPKAIHIQCSNLYRHWRERLKADHFTKCKSLKEAERACPATIDLTQWRWLIYNYWGNPKQREKSEKNRANALSKKIKSACGAKSTARIIYELELEAENEQEVNEDEQEVNETNGDPIYLKLWEKSKRHKNGKFDDEAEIKYKAFKELHEKEVREKGADNLILDIAYKEVLGYRSGYARGLGKGHPVLSKDGKKGRAELEANVEHLQNENSMIRAEFESHKLEAKKKQQELEQKLQLIMDKIGLT from the exons ATGGCTGCCCGGCTGCCCCTGACTTATTTTAtttgtgttcttttttgtttaggTCCTTTTCGAGGTCCAAGTAGAGCACTTAAATATAAAAAACTGAGAAGTACCGAACCAGGAAAGGTTAAGGTTCATATTCCATCCTCATTGGGAGCTGCTGTGGGTAAGAATGCAAACCAATTTGTGGGTGAATGTGCTGattgggtgaaggaaatatgcccTCTTAATGTTCAAAGCTGGAATGATATGCCTGAAGACGCAATAGATCGGTTGTATAGTAGGATTCAT GCAAAGTTTGACTTCGGTGAAGGTGCACACATTCCAAAAGCGATACACATTCAGTGCTCTAACCTTTATAGGCATTGGAGAGAAAGGTTGAAGGCTGACCATTTTACAAAGTGCAAAAGTTTGAAAGAAGCAGAACGTGCTTGTCCAGCAACTATAGACCTTACCCAATGGAGGTGGCTTATATATAATTATTGGGGCAATCCTAAACAGAGG GAAAAGAGTGAAAAGAATCGGGCGAATGCTCTTTCAAAGAAGATCAAGTCCGCATGTGGTGCCAAATCAACCGCTAGGATAATTTATGAATTG GAACTTGAGGCAGAAAATGAGCAGGAGGTCAATGAAGATGAGCAGgaggtcaatgaaactaatgGTGATCCTATATATTTGAAGTTATGGGAAAAGTCAAAGAG GCATAAAAATGGGAAGTTTGACGATGAGGCCGAAATCAAGTACAAGGCATTTAAAGAGTTACATGAAAAAGAAGTCAGAGAGAAAGGAGCTGACAATCTTATTTTGGATATTGCCTACAAAGAAGTGCTTGGATATCGTTCGGGTTATGCACGTGGGTTAGGTAAAGGTCACCCTGTGTTATCCAAGGATGGGAAGAAAGGAAGAGCAGAGCTAGAAGCTAATGTGGAGCATCTGCAGAATGAAAATAGCATGATCAGAGCAGAATTTGAGTCACATAAACTGGAGGCTAAGAAGAAACAGCAAGAATTAGAACAAAAGCTTCAGTTAATCATGGACAAGATTGGCTTGACATAA
- the LOC110798869 gene encoding uncharacterized protein isoform X2, translating to MPEDAIDRLYSRIHAKFDFGEGAHIPKAIHIQCSNLYRHWRERLKADHFTKCKSLKEAERACPATIDLTQWRWLIYNYWGNPKQREKSEKNRANALSKKIKSACGAKSTARIIYELELEAENEQEVNEDEQEVNETNGDPIYLKLWEKSKRHKNGKFDDEAEIKYKAFKELHEKEVREKGADNLILDIAYKEVLGYRSGYARGLGKGHPVLSKDGKKGRAELEANVEHLQNENSMIRAEFESHKLEAKKKQQELEQKLQLIMDKIGLT from the exons ATGCCTGAAGACGCAATAGATCGGTTGTATAGTAGGATTCAT GCAAAGTTTGACTTCGGTGAAGGTGCACACATTCCAAAAGCGATACACATTCAGTGCTCTAACCTTTATAGGCATTGGAGAGAAAGGTTGAAGGCTGACCATTTTACAAAGTGCAAAAGTTTGAAAGAAGCAGAACGTGCTTGTCCAGCAACTATAGACCTTACCCAATGGAGGTGGCTTATATATAATTATTGGGGCAATCCTAAACAGAGG GAAAAGAGTGAAAAGAATCGGGCGAATGCTCTTTCAAAGAAGATCAAGTCCGCATGTGGTGCCAAATCAACCGCTAGGATAATTTATGAATTG GAACTTGAGGCAGAAAATGAGCAGGAGGTCAATGAAGATGAGCAGgaggtcaatgaaactaatgGTGATCCTATATATTTGAAGTTATGGGAAAAGTCAAAGAG GCATAAAAATGGGAAGTTTGACGATGAGGCCGAAATCAAGTACAAGGCATTTAAAGAGTTACATGAAAAAGAAGTCAGAGAGAAAGGAGCTGACAATCTTATTTTGGATATTGCCTACAAAGAAGTGCTTGGATATCGTTCGGGTTATGCACGTGGGTTAGGTAAAGGTCACCCTGTGTTATCCAAGGATGGGAAGAAAGGAAGAGCAGAGCTAGAAGCTAATGTGGAGCATCTGCAGAATGAAAATAGCATGATCAGAGCAGAATTTGAGTCACATAAACTGGAGGCTAAGAAGAAACAGCAAGAATTAGAACAAAAGCTTCAGTTAATCATGGACAAGATTGGCTTGACATAA